One Oceanicoccus sagamiensis genomic region harbors:
- a CDS encoding leucyl aminopeptidase, translating to MDVIVKAVTEPEALRSQCIITPVFADGKLSKAAKRLNKASGGVIQAMVKRGDISGKAGETLLLPAISGVKADRVLLLGCGTGKQLAEADFRKLISAGLKGASSNKLKDSCLLLDEISVQGRDAAWMAGQVAIAGGSANYRYSETLSKPKPAATLKRVTLSSKTDKQSKASAAQGKAIALGMNVAKELGNLPGNICTPSYLAKQAKALGRKHKNLSVTVVEEKKMRELGMGSLLSVTAGTDQPAKLIVMEYKGAAKSQKPHALVGKGITFDSGGISLKPGAAMDEMKYDMCGAASVMGTMTAITALKLPINVVAVIAAAENLPNGNATKPGDVVTSMSGQTIEVLNTDAEGRLVLCDALTYVEKFKPQSVIDIATLTGACVVALGKHASGLYSNEDDFAEELLDAGKHIGDKAWHMPLWDEYQSQLNSNFADIANIGGPGGGSITAACFLSRFAKNMRWAHMDIAGTAWNSGGNKGATGRPVGLLTQYLINKSGK from the coding sequence ATGGATGTCATCGTCAAAGCTGTTACCGAGCCCGAAGCACTGCGCAGTCAATGCATCATTACCCCTGTCTTTGCTGATGGAAAATTATCCAAAGCGGCCAAACGTTTAAACAAAGCCAGTGGTGGCGTTATTCAGGCCATGGTTAAACGGGGCGATATCTCCGGTAAAGCCGGTGAAACACTGTTATTGCCAGCTATCTCCGGGGTCAAGGCAGACCGCGTACTCTTACTCGGTTGCGGCACCGGCAAACAACTGGCCGAAGCGGATTTCCGCAAACTCATTAGCGCCGGACTTAAGGGCGCTAGCAGCAACAAGCTGAAAGACAGCTGCCTGCTGTTGGACGAGATTTCTGTGCAGGGCCGTGATGCGGCATGGATGGCAGGCCAGGTAGCTATAGCCGGTGGCAGCGCCAACTACCGCTACAGCGAAACCCTGAGCAAGCCAAAGCCCGCAGCCACCCTGAAACGAGTGACGCTCTCCAGCAAAACCGATAAGCAGAGCAAAGCCTCAGCCGCCCAGGGTAAAGCGATTGCCCTGGGGATGAATGTCGCCAAAGAACTGGGTAATCTACCGGGTAATATTTGTACACCCAGCTACTTAGCCAAGCAGGCCAAGGCCTTGGGCAGAAAGCATAAGAACCTTTCCGTAACCGTGGTAGAAGAAAAGAAAATGCGTGAGCTTGGCATGGGCTCTTTGTTATCGGTCACCGCCGGTACCGACCAACCCGCCAAGCTGATTGTGATGGAATATAAAGGCGCCGCCAAAAGCCAAAAGCCCCATGCACTGGTTGGCAAAGGCATCACCTTTGATAGCGGCGGTATCAGCCTTAAGCCTGGCGCGGCCATGGACGAAATGAAATACGATATGTGCGGTGCAGCCAGTGTGATGGGCACCATGACCGCCATCACCGCGCTGAAACTGCCCATCAATGTCGTCGCGGTTATCGCCGCTGCGGAAAATCTGCCCAACGGCAATGCCACCAAGCCCGGTGATGTGGTCACCAGCATGTCTGGCCAGACCATCGAAGTATTAAATACCGATGCCGAAGGCCGACTGGTGCTTTGTGACGCCCTCACCTATGTGGAAAAATTTAAACCGCAATCGGTAATTGATATTGCTACCCTGACCGGTGCCTGCGTGGTTGCACTGGGTAAACATGCTTCAGGGCTTTACAGCAACGAAGATGATTTTGCTGAAGAGCTACTGGACGCCGGTAAGCATATTGGTGACAAAGCCTGGCATATGCCGCTGTGGGATGAATACCAATCCCAACTCAACAGTAATTTTGCCGATATTGCTAATATTGGCGGTCCCGGTGGTGGCAGCATCACTGCCGCTTGCTTCCTGTCCCGCTTTGCAAAAAATATGCGCTGGGCGCATATGGATATTGCAGGCACAGCCTGGAACTCTGGCGGTAACAAAGGCGCTACCGGTCGCCCGGTTGGCCTGTTAACTCAATATTTGATCAACAAAAGCGGTAAGTAA
- a CDS encoding RDD family protein, translated as MSDPQTELPTAGVIKRLAAMVYDSLLIFGLLFTATIPTLFFQSDQALDKNNEQVVHELPTLVDGWPFQLYLLLVYISFFCWFWRKNGQTLGMQAWRLHVVDKQGQRISLKQCLQRIAGAFISAACLGAGYWWIWFDKDNLAWHDHWSQSRIVVRPKQK; from the coding sequence ATGTCTGATCCCCAAACTGAATTACCCACCGCTGGCGTTATCAAACGACTGGCCGCTATGGTTTACGACTCGCTATTAATCTTTGGCCTGTTATTTACGGCAACTATCCCTACCCTGTTTTTTCAAAGCGATCAAGCGCTGGATAAAAATAACGAACAGGTAGTCCATGAATTACCCACGCTGGTTGATGGCTGGCCCTTCCAGCTCTATTTGCTGCTGGTTTATATCAGCTTTTTCTGCTGGTTCTGGAGAAAGAATGGCCAGACTCTGGGTATGCAGGCCTGGCGTTTACATGTGGTAGATAAGCAGGGGCAACGTATTTCACTCAAACAATGCCTACAGCGAATTGCGGGGGCCTTTATCTCTGCTGCTTGTCTGGGAGCGGGTTACTGGTGGATATGGTTCGATAAAGATAATTTGGCCTGGCATGATCACTGGTCGCAGTCGCGCATTGTGGTTCGCCCGAAACAGAAATAG
- the lptF gene encoding LPS export ABC transporter permease LptF has translation MILFRYLAREIFITMVAVTATLLVIVMSGRFVKYLAQAASGDLAPDVVFSIMAYRLPSFLELVLPLGLFIAILLAYGRLYVESEMTVMSACGLSTRRLALYTLVPSAFVALLVAWLSLSVSPAGIAKVQEIFEDAKNSSGLELLVAGRFRLDEKSGRVTYIERMDDGRQVMEEVFSAEQSRAREGGKKLSVVLAERGTIQNVEQHNARYLVLENGFQYTGKPGSQEFRVTAFEQFGQLVKEPELQRNSYKKADARSTEQLMASDDLEDKATLQWRISLGILVPIIALIAQALSKTSHRRGRYVKMLPAFLIYIVYVVSLNAARDGIEKEKIPLELGMWWVHGIFLLIALGLLFGADGWRRLRASAAKPVDTVAGQ, from the coding sequence ATGATTCTTTTCCGCTATCTAGCGAGAGAAATCTTTATCACCATGGTTGCTGTGACAGCTACCTTATTGGTGATTGTTATGAGCGGACGTTTTGTTAAATATCTGGCTCAAGCAGCCTCCGGGGATTTGGCCCCGGATGTGGTGTTTAGCATTATGGCTTACCGTCTGCCCAGCTTTCTGGAGCTGGTATTACCTTTGGGCTTGTTTATCGCCATCTTACTGGCCTATGGCCGGCTCTATGTTGAAAGCGAAATGACGGTGATGTCGGCCTGTGGTTTATCTACCCGTCGTCTTGCGCTTTATACTCTGGTGCCTTCCGCCTTTGTTGCACTGTTAGTTGCCTGGCTTAGCCTATCAGTTAGCCCTGCGGGTATCGCCAAGGTGCAGGAGATTTTTGAAGATGCTAAAAACTCCAGCGGTTTAGAATTATTAGTGGCCGGCAGGTTCAGGCTGGATGAAAAATCAGGGCGAGTGACTTATATCGAACGTATGGATGACGGCAGGCAGGTGATGGAAGAGGTGTTTTCCGCTGAGCAATCACGCGCCCGCGAAGGGGGTAAAAAACTCTCGGTGGTACTGGCCGAACGCGGCACCATACAAAATGTTGAGCAACATAATGCGCGCTACCTGGTGTTGGAAAATGGCTTTCAATATACCGGCAAGCCCGGCAGTCAGGAGTTCAGAGTGACCGCCTTTGAACAGTTTGGCCAGTTAGTTAAAGAGCCTGAACTGCAGCGCAACAGTTATAAAAAAGCCGATGCCCGCAGTACCGAGCAACTGATGGCCTCGGATGATTTGGAAGACAAGGCCACGCTGCAATGGCGCATCTCCTTGGGTATTTTGGTGCCGATTATTGCACTGATCGCACAGGCCTTAAGTAAAACCAGTCATCGTCGTGGCCGCTATGTAAAAATGTTACCGGCTTTTCTGATTTATATTGTTTATGTGGTGTCATTAAATGCGGCGAGGGATGGTATTGAGAAAGAAAAAATTCCTTTAGAGCTTGGCATGTGGTGGGTGCATGGTATCTTTTTACTGATTGCCCTGGGTTTGCTGTTTGGTGCTGATGGTTGGCGGCGGTTGCGAGCATCAGCCGCCAAACCCGTTGATACAGTCGCGGGGCAATAA
- a CDS encoding cold-shock protein, translated as MSDRVTGTVKWFNNAKGFGFITQEQGDDVFVHFRSITGEGYKTLDEGQQVEFALSEGPKGFQAEEVCKV; from the coding sequence ATGTCAGATCGTGTAACCGGGACGGTAAAATGGTTTAACAACGCTAAAGGCTTTGGGTTTATCACTCAGGAGCAAGGCGACGATGTTTTTGTTCACTTTCGCTCAATTACTGGCGAAGGTTATAAGACATTGGATGAAGGCCAGCAAGTAGAATTTGCTCTATCAGAAGGGCCAAAAGGTTTTCAGGCTGAAGAAGTGTGCAAGGTATAA
- a CDS encoding BolA family protein: MSIQSDIEEKLLAQLSVEHLEVVNESHMHNVPANSETHFKVTAISNDFNGKRSVARHQMIYKVVAEELAGPVHALALHTYTPDEWQQREALAPESPDCLGGSKADR; this comes from the coding sequence ATGAGTATTCAATCGGATATTGAAGAGAAACTATTGGCGCAATTGTCAGTTGAGCATCTTGAGGTGGTCAACGAAAGTCATATGCACAATGTGCCCGCAAATTCAGAAACGCATTTTAAAGTGACCGCCATCTCGAATGATTTTAACGGTAAGCGCAGCGTGGCTCGGCATCAAATGATTTACAAAGTGGTGGCTGAAGAGTTGGCCGGCCCTGTTCATGCTTTAGCGCTGCATACTTATACCCCGGACGAGTGGCAGCAGCGTGAGGCTTTAGCGCCAGAGTCACCTGATTGCCTGGGTGGTAGTAAAGCGGACCGCTAA
- a CDS encoding VPLPA-CTERM sorting domain-containing protein produces the protein MTTFTLNLSALRPLLAAPRFLLLVLILLPSLANAVVVKGSNTLTIDDALEDFLLAKRDSSVDIISGGVLQQAIVRHNATLTVDGGSVDKIVVSGAGQLNVITGSFTRIVAKKDSRVSLSNVANLDRLVLRGNAAIEIMASELEFDGRFLTGVWENGTGFSIRTINRTGVETNGLPGFAFSPVPPTAVPVPATAWLFLSALTGLGLIGRRRH, from the coding sequence ATGACTACTTTTACTTTGAACTTATCCGCTCTTAGGCCCCTGTTGGCTGCCCCACGTTTTTTGCTACTGGTGTTAATTCTGCTGCCGTCGCTGGCGAATGCGGTGGTGGTGAAAGGCAGTAACACCCTGACCATCGATGATGCACTTGAAGATTTTTTGTTAGCCAAACGTGATAGCTCTGTGGATATTATCTCAGGCGGTGTATTGCAGCAGGCTATTGTTCGCCATAATGCTACGCTGACGGTTGACGGTGGCTCAGTGGATAAAATTGTGGTTTCTGGCGCCGGTCAATTAAATGTTATCACCGGCTCCTTTACTAGAATCGTTGCTAAAAAAGACAGCCGTGTCAGTTTGAGTAATGTGGCAAACCTTGACCGTTTGGTACTACGAGGCAATGCCGCTATCGAGATAATGGCTTCTGAGCTTGAGTTTGACGGTCGGTTTTTAACCGGTGTTTGGGAAAACGGTACCGGGTTTTCTATTCGTACGATCAATAGAACTGGTGTTGAGACTAACGGCCTTCCCGGTTTCGCTTTTTCACCAGTACCACCGACAGCTGTCCCTGTACCGGCTACTGCCTGGTTATTCTTATCAGCTCTTACCGGTTTGGGTTTGATAGGTAGAAGACGTCACTAA
- the lptG gene encoding LPS export ABC transporter permease LptG produces MTKLSRYISSVIAASILLVLMVLLGFYVIAAIIDETGDLQQQYDFAAALWFVIYSVPGFIFELLPFATLVGCLAGLGALANNSELVVMRSAGVSTGRVVWMVMRPALMIMVVGMLISEYVAPYSESIAQSERAIALRKSENVVSRQGLWHREGNQFMHFSVVQPNGILYGVTIYSFDDKRRLLNTLYAERAIYQRDHWLLEDVLESRLQEDRIDSGAIASKEWRTDLSPKLLNLLILDPAHLSISGLWQYSNYLAGQGLNNGPYRLAFWKKVLQPLSAVTLVLIAISFVFGPLREVTMGFRIFIGVLVGIVFKTAQDMLAPASMVYGFQPIYASLVPIMICLVIGFWFLRKAR; encoded by the coding sequence ATGACTAAGTTAAGCCGTTATATTTCGTCAGTGATTGCCGCCAGTATCTTGCTGGTGTTGATGGTGTTATTAGGTTTTTATGTGATCGCCGCTATCATTGATGAAACCGGCGACTTGCAGCAGCAGTATGACTTTGCAGCAGCACTTTGGTTTGTTATTTATTCAGTGCCAGGTTTTATCTTTGAATTACTGCCCTTTGCCACCCTGGTTGGCTGTCTGGCCGGTTTGGGGGCGCTGGCCAATAACAGTGAACTGGTCGTGATGCGCAGTGCGGGTGTCTCGACCGGGCGGGTGGTGTGGATGGTGATGCGCCCCGCGCTGATGATTATGGTGGTGGGTATGCTAATCAGTGAGTATGTGGCTCCCTATAGCGAAAGTATTGCACAGAGTGAGCGCGCTATTGCGCTGCGTAAATCTGAAAATGTGGTCAGCCGTCAGGGCCTTTGGCACCGTGAAGGCAATCAATTTATGCATTTTAGTGTGGTGCAGCCCAACGGTATTTTGTACGGCGTTACCATCTATAGTTTTGACGATAAACGTCGTCTGCTAAATACCCTTTATGCCGAACGAGCGATTTATCAGCGTGATCATTGGCTGCTGGAAGATGTGTTGGAAAGCCGTCTGCAGGAGGACCGTATCGACAGCGGTGCGATTGCCTCAAAAGAATGGCGTACCGATCTCTCCCCTAAATTACTGAATTTGTTGATTCTGGATCCCGCCCATTTATCGATTTCCGGTTTGTGGCAGTACTCAAATTATTTGGCGGGGCAGGGCTTAAATAATGGCCCTTATCGATTGGCGTTTTGGAAAAAGGTATTGCAGCCCTTGTCAGCTGTCACTCTGGTATTGATTGCTATTTCTTTTGTGTTTGGCCCATTGCGAGAAGTGACAATGGGTTTTCGGATTTTTATTGGCGTACTGGTAGGTATCGTGTTTAAAACTGCCCAGGATATGTTGGCACCGGCCAGTATGGTCTATGGTTTTCAGCCGATCTACGCTTCTTTAGTTCCCATTATGATTTGCCTGGTGATCGGCTTTTGGTTTTTACGCAAGGCTCGCTGA
- a CDS encoding valine--tRNA ligase gives MDKTFQPSDIETKWYQNWEQKGYFAPSGEGEPYCIMIPPPNVTGSLHMGHGFQETIMDVLIRYNRMKGNNTLWQVGTDHAGIATQMVVERQLEAQGIKRKELGRDKFIEKVWEWKEESGGNITQQLRRMAASADWSRERFTMDEGLSNAVQEVFVRLYEEDLIYRGTRLVNWDPVLHTAVSDLEVISEEENGFLWHLHYPLADGSGQLTVATTRPETMLGDSAVAVNPNDERYQGLIGKMIKLPLTDREIPIIADDYVDMEFGTGCVKITPAHDFNDYEMGKRHNLPMINVLTDNAAMNKNVPEAYQGMDRFDCRKQVVADLDAQGLLDKIDDHKLKVPRGDRSGVVIEPYLTDQWYVDAKTLAKPAIAAVENGDIEFVPKQYENIYFSWMRDIQDWCISRQLWWGHRIPAWYDEDGKVYVGRNEAEVRAKHGLGDQTLRQDDDVLDTWFSSALWTFSTLGWPEDTKELATFHPTNVLVTGFDIIFFWVARMIMMTLHFKEEVPFKQVYVHGLVRDAEGQKMSKSKGNVLDPIDLIDGIDLEQLVSKRTSGMMQPQLAKKVEKSTRKQFPEGIAAYGTDALRFTYYSLASTGRDIKFDMGRIEGYRNFCNKIWNAARYVLMNTEDQDCGQDGSSDHEVTLADRWIISRLQRTEQEVAEAIAQYRFDLASQALYEFIWNEYCDWYLELSKPVLWDDNASAALKKGTRRTLIRVLETTLRLLHPFMPFITEEIWQRVAPLAGKTNSGDDATVMLQPYPELNENYVDPQAEADIEWVKGVIEGVRNIRGEMNISPAKAIPILINNGNDEDQRRLEENRQFLMTLAKLETITWLADGDQAPMSATSLVEQMEILVPMAGLIDKAAETARLGKEIEKLQKDLDRITGKLSNPKFVDKAPADVVNKEKEKQAAQQQSLDKLQQQLEQINAL, from the coding sequence ATGGATAAAACATTCCAACCCTCTGATATCGAAACCAAGTGGTACCAAAACTGGGAACAAAAAGGCTATTTTGCCCCCAGCGGTGAAGGTGAGCCCTACTGCATTATGATCCCGCCGCCGAATGTCACCGGCAGCCTGCATATGGGGCATGGTTTTCAAGAAACCATTATGGATGTGTTAATCCGTTACAACCGGATGAAAGGCAACAACACCCTCTGGCAGGTAGGCACCGACCATGCCGGTATTGCCACCCAAATGGTGGTAGAACGCCAACTGGAAGCACAGGGCATCAAACGCAAAGAACTGGGCCGGGATAAGTTTATTGAGAAAGTTTGGGAGTGGAAGGAAGAAAGCGGCGGCAATATCACCCAGCAGCTGCGCCGTATGGCCGCCTCAGCGGATTGGTCACGGGAACGCTTCACCATGGACGAAGGCCTGTCTAACGCCGTACAGGAAGTGTTTGTGCGCCTCTATGAAGAAGACCTGATTTACCGTGGCACCCGGCTGGTTAACTGGGACCCGGTACTGCATACCGCCGTCTCAGATCTTGAAGTCATCTCCGAAGAAGAGAATGGCTTCCTCTGGCACCTGCATTACCCACTAGCTGACGGCTCTGGCCAATTAACCGTCGCAACCACACGCCCCGAAACCATGTTGGGCGACTCCGCTGTAGCGGTTAACCCCAATGATGAGCGTTATCAGGGCCTGATCGGCAAAATGATCAAACTGCCCTTAACAGACCGTGAAATTCCCATTATCGCCGATGACTATGTCGATATGGAATTTGGCACCGGCTGCGTCAAAATCACCCCCGCCCATGACTTCAATGACTACGAAATGGGTAAGCGCCACAACCTGCCGATGATTAACGTCCTGACCGACAATGCCGCCATGAATAAAAACGTTCCCGAAGCCTATCAGGGCATGGACCGTTTTGATTGCCGCAAACAAGTGGTAGCGGATTTAGACGCTCAGGGGCTGCTGGACAAAATTGATGACCATAAACTCAAAGTACCCCGCGGTGATCGCTCGGGTGTTGTTATCGAGCCTTATCTGACAGATCAATGGTATGTCGATGCCAAGACACTGGCTAAACCAGCCATTGCCGCAGTTGAAAATGGCGATATCGAATTTGTGCCCAAGCAGTATGAAAATATCTACTTCTCCTGGATGCGGGATATTCAGGATTGGTGTATTTCACGGCAACTGTGGTGGGGCCACCGTATCCCAGCCTGGTATGACGAAGACGGTAAAGTCTATGTGGGCCGCAATGAAGCAGAAGTGCGGGCCAAACATGGCCTGGGCGATCAAACTCTGCGTCAGGATGATGATGTACTGGATACCTGGTTTTCTTCCGCACTGTGGACATTCTCCACTCTGGGCTGGCCAGAAGACACCAAAGAACTCGCCACTTTCCACCCAACCAATGTGTTAGTGACCGGCTTTGATATTATTTTCTTCTGGGTCGCCAGAATGATTATGATGACACTGCACTTTAAAGAAGAAGTGCCCTTTAAGCAGGTTTATGTTCACGGTTTGGTCAGGGATGCCGAAGGGCAGAAAATGTCCAAGTCCAAAGGTAACGTGTTAGACCCCATCGATCTGATTGATGGTATCGACCTTGAACAACTGGTTAGCAAACGCACCAGCGGCATGATGCAACCGCAACTGGCCAAAAAAGTTGAAAAATCAACGCGCAAGCAGTTTCCTGAAGGTATTGCCGCTTATGGTACCGATGCCCTGCGTTTTACCTACTACTCGTTGGCTTCTACCGGCCGCGATATTAAGTTTGATATGGGCCGTATTGAAGGCTACCGCAACTTTTGTAATAAAATCTGGAACGCCGCCCGCTATGTGCTGATGAATACTGAAGATCAGGATTGTGGTCAGGATGGCAGCAGCGATCACGAAGTCACACTGGCTGATCGCTGGATTATTTCCCGCTTACAACGTACCGAGCAGGAAGTAGCGGAAGCGATTGCACAATACCGCTTTGATTTGGCCTCACAGGCGCTCTACGAGTTTATCTGGAACGAGTACTGTGATTGGTACCTTGAGCTGTCTAAACCCGTGCTATGGGACGACAATGCCTCTGCGGCACTGAAAAAAGGCACACGCCGCACATTAATCAGAGTATTAGAAACCACGCTGCGCCTGTTGCACCCTTTTATGCCATTTATCACTGAAGAAATCTGGCAGCGTGTTGCACCCTTGGCAGGTAAAACCAACAGCGGCGATGACGCCACTGTGATGTTGCAACCCTACCCTGAGCTAAACGAAAACTATGTTGACCCTCAGGCAGAAGCCGATATTGAATGGGTCAAAGGCGTGATTGAAGGCGTGCGTAATATTCGCGGTGAGATGAATATCTCCCCCGCCAAAGCCATTCCCATTTTAATCAACAATGGTAACGATGAAGACCAGAGAAGATTAGAAGAAAACCGCCAGTTCCTCATGACTCTGGCCAAATTGGAAACGATCACCTGGCTAGCCGACGGTGATCAAGCGCCTATGTCCGCTACATCGCTGGTCGAGCAAATGGAAATTTTGGTACCGATGGCCGGGCTGATTGATAAAGCTGCGGAAACAGCTCGTCTCGGCAAAGAGATTGAAAAATTGCAGAAGGATCTGGACCGCATCACCGGCAAGTTGAGCAACCCCAAGTTTGTCGATAAAGCACCCGCAGATGTCGTCAATAAAGAGAAAGAAAAACAAGCGGCCCAGCAGCAATCTCTGGATAAGTTACAACAGCAGTTAGAGCAGATCAATGCGCTTTAA
- a CDS encoding SOUL family heme-binding protein, whose amino-acid sequence MKNSPLLTLSFFFVFLLAGATTMASNTEQPKYQTLEKNGNIEIRRYQPMIMAVTYSSRGGGFQQLAGYIFGGNESNQKIAMTAPVANQATDEGWQTAFMMPSQYQLTDLPEPESDNIQFIEVPARTMAVIVFPGWVNRSSVNKNRQALQDYLQEQGIETEGEPIINQYNDPWTPAARRTNEIQLQLSGEAHWAPASTDARQETAAAM is encoded by the coding sequence ATGAAGAACTCACCTTTGTTAACACTGTCTTTCTTTTTTGTCTTTCTTTTAGCGGGAGCTACAACGATGGCCAGCAATACTGAGCAACCCAAGTATCAGACTCTGGAAAAAAACGGCAATATTGAAATCCGCCGCTACCAACCGATGATTATGGCGGTGACTTACTCTAGCCGTGGCGGTGGTTTCCAACAGTTGGCCGGCTATATTTTTGGCGGCAATGAAAGTAATCAAAAGATTGCCATGACCGCCCCCGTCGCCAACCAGGCCACCGATGAAGGCTGGCAGACAGCCTTTATGATGCCCAGCCAATACCAGCTCACTGACCTGCCTGAACCGGAATCGGATAATATTCAATTTATTGAAGTCCCTGCCAGAACAATGGCCGTGATTGTTTTCCCCGGCTGGGTCAACCGCAGCTCCGTGAACAAAAACCGGCAAGCGCTACAAGACTATTTGCAAGAGCAAGGGATAGAGACCGAGGGTGAGCCCATCATCAACCAATATAATGACCCCTGGACACCTGCAGCCAGACGAACCAATGAAATCCAGTTACAGTTAAGTGGCGAAGCACATTGGGCCCCTGCCAGCACAGACGCTCGCCAGGAAACCGCCGCAGCAATGTGA
- a CDS encoding GlcG/HbpS family heme-binding protein produces MSAIFQSKQISYSAAATMVAAAIKQAEAAGINAVVSVLDRQGSLKAYGCMDGAVHVAMGASQAKAYTALMGLGSGELAEAMKDQAPQMTSLISFDRVVMLGGGLPIIIDGEVVGAIGVGGGSQEQDIACSQAGLDTLN; encoded by the coding sequence ATGTCGGCAATATTTCAAAGCAAACAAATTTCTTATAGCGCAGCCGCCACCATGGTAGCTGCTGCCATCAAACAAGCTGAAGCGGCGGGTATCAATGCCGTGGTCTCTGTACTTGATCGTCAGGGTTCACTGAAAGCCTATGGTTGTATGGATGGTGCGGTGCATGTGGCTATGGGAGCCAGTCAGGCCAAGGCTTATACGGCACTTATGGGACTGGGTAGTGGCGAGTTGGCGGAAGCAATGAAAGACCAGGCGCCGCAAATGACCAGTCTAATCAGTTTTGATCGAGTGGTGATGCTGGGCGGTGGTCTGCCGATTATTATTGATGGCGAAGTAGTGGGTGCCATTGGTGTGGGTGGCGGTTCTCAAGAACAGGATATTGCTTGCTCTCAGGCGGGTTTAGATACACTCAACTAG
- a CDS encoding DNA polymerase III subunit chi: MTKVKFYILPGDSSEQRQLFACRLAEKAFKMGHSIYIHSSDKAEAEAIDQLMWSWRNSSFMPHQLEAEQASAHPVVNIGYQQGQGSSAQLNGLLINLSQTVPDFFSRFETVSEIVVQSPAVTEATRSHYRFYRDRGYPLENHDMRQ; this comes from the coding sequence ATGACCAAGGTCAAGTTTTATATCTTGCCCGGAGACAGTAGCGAACAGCGACAGCTGTTTGCCTGCCGCCTGGCTGAAAAAGCCTTTAAGATGGGCCACTCCATTTATATCCATAGCAGCGACAAGGCCGAGGCTGAGGCTATCGATCAATTAATGTGGTCCTGGCGCAATAGCAGTTTTATGCCACACCAACTTGAAGCCGAACAGGCCAGCGCTCACCCGGTGGTCAATATCGGTTATCAACAGGGCCAGGGCTCTTCTGCGCAATTAAATGGCTTGCTGATCAATCTATCCCAGACCGTGCCTGATTTTTTTAGTCGCTTTGAGACGGTCTCGGAAATTGTGGTGCAATCCCCCGCCGTTACCGAGGCCACCCGCAGCCATTACCGTTTCTACCGGGATCGGGGTTACCCTTTGGAAAACCACGATATGCGACAATAA